One Leucoraja erinacea ecotype New England chromosome 3, Leri_hhj_1, whole genome shotgun sequence genomic window carries:
- the LOC129695591 gene encoding dual specificity protein phosphatase 4-like, protein MEMSDVECSQVKRLLRQHGRKCLLLDCRSFLAYSAHHIGGSLNVRCNTIVKRRAKGSVSLQHIIPAEEQRSLLQSGFYSALVLYDERSQRFEMVRHDSTVNTVLGALSAASCPTQTYFLAGGYERFSSEYPEFCVKAKSPSGISTESIIESSETSSSACGTPLHDQGGPVEILPFLYLGSAHHASKRDTLDAMGITALLNVSSNCPNHFEDHYQYKCIPVEDNQKTDISFWFMEAIEYIDSVKNVDGRILVHCQAGISRSATICLAYLMMTKRVRLEEAFEFVKQRRSIISPNFSFMGQLLQFETQILASSCSVKTASPSRSLREQSKSSATPTSQFVFSFPVSVSVHSNPNNLNYLPNPITMSPTY, encoded by the exons ATGGAGATGTCAGATGTGGAGTGCAGTCAGGTGAAGCGCTTGCTGAGGCAGCACGGCCGCAAATGTCTGCTGTTGGACTGCAGGTCGTTCCTGGCTTACAGCGCCCACCACATCGGCGGCTCGCTCAACGTCCGCTGCAACACCATCGTTAAACGCAGAGCCAAGGGCTCGGTCAGCCTGCAGCACATCATCCCGGCCGAGGAGCAGCGCAGCCTGCTCCAGTCTGGCTTCTACTCCGCCCTCGTTCTGTACGACGAAAGGAGCCAGCGCTTCGAGATGGTCAGACACGACAGCACCGTCAACACGGTCCTGGGCGCGCTGTCCGCGGCCTCCTGCCCGACACAGACCTACTTCCTCGCGG GAGGATATGAGAGATTTTCGTCAGAATATCCCGAGTTCTGTGTAAAAGCAAAAAGTCCATCAGGAATCTCAACAGAGTCCATCATCGAGTCATCTGAGACAAGCTCGAgtgcctgtggaactccactccaTGACCAG GGTGGTCCAGTGGAAATTCTCCCTTTCCTTTACCTTGGAAGTGCACACCACGCTTCAAAAAGGGACACACTCGATGCCATGGGGATTACAGCTCTCCTTAACGTCTCCTCCAACTGTCCAAACCACTTTGAGGATCATTATCAGTACAAGTGCATTCCAGTGGAGGACAACCAGAAAACAGACATCAGTTTCTGGTTCATGGAAGCAATAGAGTATATCG attctgTCAAAAACGTTGATGGACGAATTCTGGTACATTGCCAGGCTGGGATCTCGAGGTCTGCCACCATCTGCCTTGCCTATTTAATGATGACTAAACGTGTGCGGCTGGAAGAGGCCTTTGAGTTTGTCAAGCAGAGACGAAGCATCATCTCTCCCAACTTTAGCTTCATGGGACAGCTGCTACAGTTTGAAACTCAGATCCTCGCCTCCTCCTGTTCTGTAAAAACTGCCAGTCCGTCGAGGAGTCTCAGGGAGCAGAGTAAATCATCAGCAACTCCAACCTCGCAGTTTGTCTTCAGCTTCCCTGTCTCTGTCAGTGTTCATTCAAACCCCAATAACCTCAACTACTTACCCAACCCGATCACAATGTCGCCCACCTACTAA